Part of the Streptomyces sp. f51 genome is shown below.
GGCGTACACGATGGTGACGGTGAGCTCGGAGAAGCCGAACTTCTGCTGGTAGAGGCCGTAGAGAGGGGTCGGCAGGGTGGTGCCGGCCATGCAGACGGCGAACACCGCCCCGCTGAGCAGACACGCACGCCAGCTTCGGAGATCACCGTCCATGCCGCCGACACTAACGTCGAGGGCCGCCGCGATTCGGCCCGACGTGCCGCCGGACAGGGCCGTGAACGGCGAGGCCGGGCGCGGTCCGCCGTCCTTCGCGGGAGGGCGGACCGCGCGGGCGGCCCGTCAGGGAGCCGCGTCGAGAGGCGCGCGGAACGGCGGGGAGGCGTGTTCCGGGCGCATGGCCGTCAGGAGCAGTTGGCCGGTGTCGCCTGCGACGCGTCGTGGATCAGCGCGTCGTGGGCGGCCTTCAGCCGGGCCACGTCGGGTTTGACCACCTTGCGGTCGTAGGTGATCAGGCCGTTCAGTTCTCCTTCCACGTCCGAGATCTGGGTGTAGACGGCTCCGTTGCCGCCCTTGCAGGCGAGCTTGTGGACCTCGGCGAGGCGGGCGAGATAGTCGTCGGTGTACGCCGAGGGGTCGACGTCCACGTAGGACTGCTGCACGGACCAGGCGTGTCCGGGGACCGCGAGGCCGAGGCCGCCGTACTCGCCGCTGACCAGGGCCCGTTTCCCGTCCGGGTTCGGTGGCAGCGCGGGGCTCGGGTAGCCGTGTTCGTCGATGATGTCGCCGGTGCCGCCGTCCACGCCGAGGTTGATGCCGGACATGGAGTTGATCAGGCGGGTCGGGTCCCAGGTCTTTGCCTGGTCGGCGACGCGGGCCTCGTCGTACTGGCCCCAGCCCTCGTTGAAGGTCACCCACATGACGACCGAGGGGCTGCTGATGTGTTCGTCGATGACCTGCTTCATCTCGCGCTCGTACTCGGCGCGGGACGCGGCGCTCGGGTCGACTCCCGCGGTCATGGCGGGCATGTCCTGCCAGACCATCAGGCCGAGCCGGTCGGCCCAGTAGAACCAGCGGTCGGGTTCGACCTTGATGTGTTTGCGGACGGCGTTGAAGCCCATCTGCTTGTGCATCTTCAGGTCGTAGGCGAGGGCGTCGTCGGTGGGCGCGGTGTAGAGGCCGTCGGGCCAGAAGCCCTGGTCGAGGGTGGCCATCATGAAGACGGGTTTGCCGTTGAGGACGGTGCGCGGGGTTCCGTTCACCTGCTCCACGGCGATGGAGCGCATGCCGAAGTAGCTGCCGACGCGGTCGGCGCCGACGGTCACCTTGAGGTCGTAGAGGAAGGGGTCGTCGGGTGACCACAGGTGCGGGTTCCTGATCCGCAGGACGAGGGGCTGCCCGGTGCGGCCCTTCACGGTGGCGACCTTGCGGTGTCCGGCGTACGCGGTCGCGGTGACCGGCACTCCGTCCCGCACGCCCTTCGGCTCCACGGTGAGCCGGCTGTTCTTGACGTCGGGCGTCAGCTTGAGCGAGTCGACGTGGTCGGCGGCCACGGGCTCCATCCAGACCGTCTGCCAGATGCCGGAGGACGGGGTGTACCAGATGCCGCTGGGGTCGAGGCGCTGCTTGCCGACCGGCGGGTTCTCGCCGCCCTGCGCGTCGGTCGGGTCGTAGACGCCGACGATGAGTTCCTGGGTGCGGCCGGGCTTGAGCGCGGCGGTGATGTCGGCGCCGAACTTGTCGTAGCCGCCCTGGTGTTCGGCGACCTTGGTGCCGTTGACGTAGACCTCGGCCCGCCAGTCGACGGCGCCGAAGTTGAGCTGGAGGTGCTTGCCCGAGCCGACCTTCCAGTCCCGGGGGACGGTGAAGGTGCGCCGGTACCACATGCGGTCCTCGTGGCGCTCGATGCCGGAGAGCTGGGACTCCACCGGGTAGGGCACGCGGATCTTCTCGGCGAGCTTCCTGCCGACCGGCGGCTGTTCGCCCGCCTTGGCGGGGGCGAACTGCCAGGAGCCGTTCAGGTCACGCCAGTCGGTCCGGGTGAGCTGGGGCCTCGGGTACTCGGTGCGGGCCTTGCCGGCCTCGA
Proteins encoded:
- a CDS encoding PA14 domain-containing protein → MRIRTLRPRLTLLVAALLALTGLTAAPTATAADTPVEVHGLKGEYYTQSAPGAFDFHELKATGLDTNLDFDNLEPRLAFATPQSDDVNVRWTGRIVPEKTGPHTFSIIGDNGFRLWIDGHLAIDHWVDDWDREQTSQPIDLTAGQSYDIKVEYFEHFGGSNLHLRWTPPGGTKTAVPQSALRLPDGYAYDGAVATTVQADGRSLRLDFAQPLSAPPAGLTDHVEAVIGGAKWPLSTATLDPADPKSLIVGLKEPVVGNKSGSARGAADLRYDGKGGLSGTNGNVVNAFWSSGPNRSTHELRTKWADQVEAGKARTEYPRPQLTRTDWRDLNGSWQFAPAKAGEQPPVGRKLAEKIRVPYPVESQLSGIERHEDRMWYRRTFTVPRDWKVGSGKHLQLNFGAVDWRAEVYVNGTKVAEHQGGYDKFGADITAALKPGRTQELIVGVYDPTDAQGGENPPVGKQRLDPSGIWYTPSSGIWQTVWMEPVAADHVDSLKLTPDVKNSRLTVEPKGVRDGVPVTATAYAGHRKVATVKGRTGQPLVLRIRNPHLWSPDDPFLYDLKVTVGADRVGSYFGMRSIAVEQVNGTPRTVLNGKPVFMMATLDQGFWPDGLYTAPTDDALAYDLKMHKQMGFNAVRKHIKVEPDRWFYWADRLGLMVWQDMPAMTAGVDPSAASRAEYEREMKQVIDEHISSPSVVMWVTFNEGWGQYDEARVADQAKTWDPTRLINSMSGINLGVDGGTGDIIDEHGYPSPALPPNPDGKRALVSGEYGGLGLAVPGHAWSVQQSYVDVDPSAYTDDYLARLAEVHKLACKGGNGAVYTQISDVEGELNGLITYDRKVVKPDVARLKAAHDALIHDASQATPANCS